The DNA segment GATTATGGTAAAAGAGGGAGTCACAGTGCTGGGCTTATTGACATACTTAGGGGTGATGGAGCCCTGGAAAGCTATGCAACtgcaagaaaaacaaaggcaacagcggaggatcaggaaactgaggaaaaTTACCGCCATAAAATGTCACAATCCCTTGCTCAATTCCTCAAAGGATCTAATTTTCAGATCTGGAACCTGCTGACTGAAGAGGTGACCAGGTGCTTAGGAAGATGGACCCATTAGCACCATGGCAAGAATATACTAGGACAATTCCTTCAGTTCTTTCCTTGAGAGACTAGGACCACTTActcaaatgggggaaggggaataaCCAGACATATTGAGAATTAATGGGCACAGAGTCTGAGATGACATCAATATTTGGAGTCCCAAAGTGTCACCATGGCATCCTTTGTTAGAGTGAGAGCCTATGGAAGCCAAGGGATAAATAGAATCCTGCAGGATTGCAAAATTGGAGTTGATATACTTGGAAATTGGAGAAACCCTCCATAGGGGATTTATGGTCTGTGGAATGAGTTATCTTTGCAAGGCCATGTAGAAATCTTAAAATTTCCCAACCTTCTTCTTCCCCATCCAAGATAGTAGACCCCCAAAATATTATATCTTGGGGTGAAGGAATGGTGGAGATTAGTGCCATCATGAAAGATATAAAGAATGCAGATCTAAATGTCTCCATTTAATTCACCAGTCTAGCCCCTTCAGAAACTGGATGGATTCCAATAGTTCTATAGACTACTATGGCAGTAGCAGCCCCAAGTACAGCTGCAGTACCAGATAAGGAGTCATTCCTAGAGCAGACTGTAAGGGCTGAGGCTCAAGGTAGGCAGCCATTGTTTTGataaacacattctttttcattctaattAGAAAAGAGGGTCGGAAACAGTTTGCATTCTTATGGGGTGGAAAATAATATTCACTTGCAATTTAGCCTCAGTTCTATGTTTTTCTCACCCGCTGATATGGTATAGTCTGAAGAGGACTTGACTACCTGGGCATCCCACAAAACATCACACTGATTTATTTCATAGATGACATCATGATATCATGATGACATCATGACAGGTTGAACAAGAGGTGACTAGTATGCAGGGCTTTGGTAAACCATGTATGCTCTAGTGGGTATGAAGATTCAGGGTCAGGCACTTCAGTGAAGATTTTAGGGGTCCAGTACTCAGGGGCATGCTGGAATAGCTCCTTGAAAGCGAAAGACAAATTGCTGTATCTTGTATTTTCTATCACATGAacgcaaaagaaaatgaaaaaaagaaagaaagaaagaaagaaacagcatttgGTAGGACTCTTTGAGTTCTAGAGGCAACTCACCCCACATCTAGGGATATTGCTCTTACCCCTGTATCAGGGATATGGAAAGCTGCTAGCTTCGAGTGCAGTTCAGTGCAGAGAAGTATACTATATCACATCTAGAATGTGGTGCAATCGGCCCTGCCACTTGTGTCGTATCACTCAGGAGACCCTGTGGTGGAGAAGGGATCACTGGTGGAAAAAGATGCAGTATGGAGTTTATTCCACACTCTAGCAGGAGAACCATAATGCAGACCTCTGGGATTCTGAAGTAAGGCCATGGCATTTGCAGCATTACcttttgaaaaatagagaaatagttCTTGGCTTGTTACTGGACCCAAATAGACATAGGACAGTTTACCGTGGGACTCTAAGTGACTGTGCATCTGGAATGGCCAACAATGAGCAGGGTTCTACTAGAGCCACCAGATTATAAAGTCACATGGCCCCAAATCAGTCTATTACAAGATGGAAATGGTATATCTGGGATTGAGCCTAAGAAGAGCTGGAGGCCATGAGTAAGCTGCATGATCAGATGGCTCAGATCCCATGTCATCCACTACGTTCATACCAGTGCCTCTCTCCCAGCTTGTACCTATTGCCAAATGAGTTGCTTATGGGTGGCTCTGCCTGTACTTGCGTGCAAGCTGAATGTTGACAGTGGCTGCTTTATAGCTTCATTTAGTATGGCCCTGGAAGACAGTGGGGGGAAAGAATCTTTCCAGTGGACCGATCTGTGAGCTTTCCTTCATCTTGTGGAAAGTAAAGTGGCCTAAAGTGGGAATATGGATCCTGGGAGGTGGCCGATGGCCTggacatctgataaaggacttagaAAAAAAGGATTGGGAGATTGGAGAAAAGGAAGTCTGGGGTAGAGTCTTGAGGCTAAACATTTGGAAGTGGGCACAAAGCACAAAACTTTTGTTTCATACATTAATGCCCATCAGAAAGCATTCACCATGGAAGAAGAGGCACTGAACAACTAAGAGGATACAATTATTTGGGCAGTTGACATTAGCCAGCCTTCATCATTGGTGGAAGAAATGGAGGCAACATATTCGTCCAGTAGTATGGACTTCTTACCAGTGCAGATAGCTAATGCTATCTATGAATGTCCAAATTATTAGCAACACCATGCCTCCCATATGGCACTATTCTTTTAGAAGACCAACTGGCTACTTGGGGGCAAGTTGACCACATTGAAACTTTTCCATCCCAGACAGGCCAGTGGTTCATTCTCATAGGAACAGATACCTGTTCTTAGGAAGACTTGCTTTATCTGCCTGTAAAGCTTCCTATCAACACTACTATCCAGGGACTTCTAGCATGCCTGATCTACATGCAGAGTATTCATTCTGAATATCATGTGACCAGGGAATCCACTTCACATTGAAGGAGGTGTTGGAATGTACTCAGGTCCATTGGTTGTATCACATATTGTACCCAGACGCTGTCAGCCTCATAGACTGCGGTAATGTCCTTTGAAAGCAACAGAAGTGCCAGCTTGGAAAAAACACTCTGGGAGGATGGAGTGACTTCCTTTAGTATGCAATGCATTTACTAAATCAGAGCCTCCTATTTGGTGCTGTGTACCCAGTAGAAAGGGAACATGAGTCAAAGAATGAAGGGGTGGAAGAGGAAGTGAGCCCTTTTACCACCACTCCCATTGACCCATTAGAAGATTTTGTGCTTTCGGTCTCTGCTACTGATGAGGAACACTTTCTTGCTAGAAGACACAGAAAGACTCCCCAAGAACTACAGATTATGGCTGCCATGAGGATGCCTCGGAGTCCTCTGTCCCAGGATCAGCAGGCAAAAAGAAGTTTCACCACACTGGTAGAGGTAATTGACAATGATCACAGGAGGAGATAAGGCTGCTTCTACACAATGGGACAGGGAGGATTACATGTGGCACACAGATGATCTACTTGGATGTTTCCTGGTACTCTTGACCTATTTTAACTATGAACAAACATGTGTAGCTACCCAGAACTGTGAAGGATATGATTTTCAAGGGCTCAGATAATCAGAAATGAAGGTTTGGGTCACGTCAGGAGGTAACTCACCCAGGTCTACTGAAGTGATAGCTAAGAATGTGGGGAAGGAATTTAGAATGaagactgggggagggagaggaggaagactCGTTATTGTCTTGAGGTCAATTGCAATGATGAGGGTTGTTGTTCATCCATTAACT comes from the Acinonyx jubatus isolate Ajub_Pintada_27869175 chromosome C1, VMU_Ajub_asm_v1.0, whole genome shotgun sequence genome and includes:
- the CTLA4 gene encoding cytotoxic T-lymphocyte protein 4 isoform X9, with translation MHLLNQSLLFGAVYPVEREHESKNEGVEEEVSPFTTTPIDPLEDFVLSVSATDEEHFLARRHRKTPQELQIMAAMRMPRSPLSQDQQAKRSFTTLVEDSLRWAWKLGSMYVPDKDCRPWVFISVHYSYCLQQALMCSYLNTAPIKPWLALDSGGMGLSWTWLLGPGPAVLCFLFSLSPSSPKVSEAFGA